The Vicinamibacteria bacterium genome includes a window with the following:
- a CDS encoding glycerophosphodiester phosphodiesterase, with translation MGAFKWLWRVVAFLAILYAYFAWLHPVRGVADHPFFEAEPVVIAHQGGRGLWPENTLFAFEKADALGVDMIEMDLRSTADGEIVVMHDETVDRTTNGEGRVGDLALREVLQLDAAFDFGGPDGSFPHRGRGITVPTLADVLAGLPDARLNLEMKEFTPERARQLCRSLKRFGAEHRVLVAAFEHDAMAALREDCPEVATSATARESLFFYQVHQFGLGSLYRSPAVVFQVPEFFGDIHVIDASFLEWARRSNVRVQAWTVNDAKDMERLLKMGVSGILTDYPDRLLELLGRL, from the coding sequence ATGGGCGCGTTCAAATGGCTTTGGCGCGTTGTGGCATTTCTGGCGATCCTCTATGCCTATTTCGCCTGGCTCCACCCGGTACGAGGCGTCGCCGATCATCCGTTTTTCGAGGCGGAGCCCGTCGTAATCGCCCACCAGGGCGGACGAGGTCTCTGGCCCGAGAACACGCTTTTCGCGTTCGAAAAAGCCGACGCGCTCGGTGTCGACATGATCGAGATGGATCTGCGTTCCACGGCCGACGGCGAGATCGTGGTCATGCACGACGAAACGGTGGATAGGACGACGAACGGCGAAGGACGCGTCGGCGACCTCGCATTGCGAGAGGTTCTCCAGTTGGACGCGGCGTTCGACTTCGGGGGTCCCGACGGGAGCTTTCCTCACCGGGGCCGGGGCATTACCGTGCCCACCCTCGCCGACGTGTTGGCGGGGTTACCCGACGCCCGATTGAACCTGGAAATGAAGGAGTTCACGCCCGAGCGCGCGCGACAGCTTTGCCGATCGCTGAAGAGATTCGGGGCGGAGCATCGAGTGCTCGTCGCCGCCTTCGAGCACGACGCGATGGCGGCTCTCCGCGAAGACTGTCCCGAAGTCGCCACCAGCGCGACTGCGCGAGAGAGCCTTTTTTTCTACCAGGTCCACCAGTTTGGTCTGGGAAGCCTCTACCGTAGTCCGGCCGTGGTGTTTCAGGTTCCCGAGTTCTTCGGGGATATCCACGTAATCGACGCCTCTTTTCTCGAATGGGCACGGCGATCGAACGTTCGGGTACAGGCCTGGACGGTGAACGATGCAAAAGACATGGAGAGACTGCTGAAGATGGGTGTCAGCGGTATCCTGACCGATTACCCCGACCGTCTGCTCGAGCTGTTAGGACGCCTCTGA